In Cicer arietinum cultivar CDC Frontier isolate Library 1 chromosome 7, Cicar.CDCFrontier_v2.0, whole genome shotgun sequence, a single window of DNA contains:
- the LOC101513962 gene encoding ubiquitin carboxyl-terminal hydrolase 23, giving the protein MAEGLLTETETPKQHDPFQRKIDFIPVKKPFKGFSNDFHIETLNPIKSEQRQIVSANGTSSGVSKKRDASEFSEYGLDPELSFGMTVRRIGAGLYNLGNTCFLNSVLQCLTYTEPLAAYLQSGKHKSSCHVSGFCALCAIQKHVSCALQSTGSILSPKDLVLNLRCISRNFGKSRQEDAHEYMVNLLESMHKCCLPSGVPSESPGAFERSLVHNIFGGRLRSQVKCQQCSYCSNKFDPFLDLSLEINADTLPKALANFTTPEWLDGGEKQYHCQRCKQKVKALKQLTIHKAPSVLTIHLKRFHALDPSKKITKHVRFGSALDLKPFVSGSYDGDVKYSLYGVLVHSGYSTRSGHYYCYVRTSNGMWYTLDDNRVNHVSEREVLNQQAYMLFYARDRKSIPPAPRKPVGIAKEENMKTNLIGNIHSSTSNKALKEYPNGHVENKLCGETSLTTETQKNLPNAGPSSVSCVKYDLVQQKNSDILAESLMHKSVSELPSKEHTQNNSSEELSVANSELECLSSLDHSGKDKIPGNQNCLAAPAAERPNLFNQDAILKEGVKKSPLVVPTLSNPQTFTAKQARDRTSQLQENDAPAEVDAVAAKDSSTKLSESTGLVGTSTSSVYAEACTLYCENAVVSQGLVLKGSSNRSSISSLNQKHVKKPRKKFLKYQLSGMRIRPLLCLMTYLGPAKKNHKKSKRCMLRLKYHSRKKLNKHANSSDVGPSTPGKAHLPPSVTSYSESKATMAGPIPDANIKSNDVSLMDDFAEHEFRKRIDQNCAVLATATQAEDISQCLTVNEFEAGQAYSSVQDDESDQMHNNVMRMLTRGLEETVVSRWDDIELPSSQPLVSKNDQIASIGYVGDEWDEEYDKGKRKKLRDSKQQRFGGPNIFQEIATEKSKLKRAKRNHSTSGNPPFRI; this is encoded by the exons ATGGCTGAAGGTTTATTAACCGAAACCGAAACACCGAAACAACACGATCCATTCCAGAGAAAAATCGATTTCATCCCTGTTAAGAAACCATTCAAAGGCTTTTCCAATGATTTTCAtattgaaaccctaaaccctatcaAATCCGAACAACGACAGATAGTTTCCGCTAACGGTACTTCGTCGGGAGTTTCCAAGAAACGCGACGCTTCGGAATTCTCGGAGTACGGCTTGGATCCGGAGCTCAGCTTTGGGATGACTGTTCGTAGAATa GGAGCTGGACTATATAATCTTGGAAACACTTGTTTTCTAAATTCAGTGTTGCAATGTTTGACGTATACTGAGCCTTTAGCTGCGTATCTGCAAAGCGGCAAGCATAAAAGTTCAT GCCACGTTTCTGGGTTTTGTGCTCTCTGTGCAATTCAGAAGCATGTTAGCTGCGCGCTGCAATCAACTGGGAGCATATTATCTCCGAAAGATCTGGTTTTAAATCTGAGGT GCATATCACGTAATTTCGGAAAGTCGAGGCAGGAGGATGCTCATGAGTATATGGTGAACTTACTTGAGTCAATGCATAAGTGCTGCCTGCCTTCTGGGGTACCAAGTGAATCACCTGGTGCTTTTGAGAGAAGTTTGGTTCATAACATATTTGGTGGTCGTCTTCGAAGTCAG GTGAAATGCCAGCAGTGTTCTTATTGCTCCAACAAGTTTGATCCATTCTTAGATTTAAGTCTTGAAATCAATGCAGATACACTGCCAAAGGCACTTGCAAATTTCACAACTCCAGAATGGTTGGATGGAGGGGAAAAGCAATACCATTGTCAACGTTGCAAGCAGAAAGTGAAAGCTCTCAAACAGCTAACAATTCATAAGGCACCTTCTGTGCTAACAATTCATCTAAAGCGATTCCACGCTCTTGATCCTAGTAAAAAGATTACAAAGCATGTTCGATTTGGCTCTGCACTGGATTTAAAACCTTTTGTCAGTGGCTCATAT GATGGAGATGTGAAGTACTCGCTATACGGGGTTCTGGTTCATTCTGGTTACAGCACTCGTTCTGGCCACTATTACTGCTATGTTCGCACTTCCAATGGCATGTGGTATACCTTGGATGACAATCGG GTAAATCATGTTAGTGAACGAGAAGTTTTAAATCAGCAAGCTTACATGTTGTTCTATGCTCGGGATAGAAAAAGTATACCTCCAGCTCCAAGGAAGCCTGTTGGTATTGCTAAGGAGGAGAATATGAAGACTAATCTCATTGGAAACATACATTCTTCAACTTCAAACAAAGCATTGAAAGAATATCCAAATGGTCATGTCGAAAATAAGTTATGTGGCGAAACTTCTTTGACCACTGAAACTCAGAAAAATTTGCCAAATGCTGGTCCATCAAGTGTTTCATGTGTGAAATATGATCTGGTTCAGCAAAAAAATAGTGATATATTAGCAGAAAGCTTAATGCACAAATCTGTGTCTGAACTTCCTTCCAAAGAACATACACAGAATAACTCATCGGAAGAGCTCTCTGTTGCTAACTCAGAACTTGAATGTTTGTCATCCTTAGATCACTCTGGGAAAGACAAAATCCCTGGTAATCAGAATTGTTTAGCTGCACCAGCTGCAGAGAGGCCTAATTTGTTCAATCAGGATGCGATTTTAAAAGAGGGTGTCAAAAAATCACCTTTAGTAGTGCCAACCCTCAGTAATCCCCAGACTTTTACTGCTAAACAGGCTAGGGACCGAACATCACAGTTGCAGGAG AATGATGCCCCTGCTGAGGTTGATGCTGTTGCCGCTAAAGATTCATCCACAAAATTGTCAGAGAGCACTGGCCTT GTTGGAACTTCGACTAGTTCGGTTTATGCGGAAGCATGCACTTTATATTGTGAGAATGCAGTAGTTTCTCAGGGACTGGTTCTTAAAGGTTCATCAAATAGATCAAGTATCTCAAGTCTTAATCAAAAGCATGTGAAAAAACCAAGAAAGAAGTTTCTAAAGTACCAGCTATCGGGAATGCGTATTCGCCCGCTCCTCTGTTTGATGACATACTTAGGCCCAGCCAAGAAGAACCACAAAAAAAGTAAACGCTGCATGTTGCGTTTGAAGTATCATAGTAGAAAAAAGTTGAATAAACATGCTAACTCATCAGATGTTGGGCCATCTACACCTGGAAAAGCTCATTTGCCCCCCTCTGTGACAAGTTATTCAGAAAGTAAAGCAACTATGGCTGGTCCAATACCTGATGCCAATATTAAATCTAATGATGTATCTCTGATGGATGATTTTGCCGAACATGAGTTTAGGAAGAGAATTGATCAGAACTGTGCTGTGCTTGCAACAGCTACCCAAGCAGAAGATATATCCCAATGTTTAacggtaaatgaatttgaagctGGACAAGCTTATAGCAGCGTACAGGATGATGAGAGTGATCAAATGCATAATAATGTAATGAGGATGCTCACTCGAGGTCTAGAGGAGACAGTTG TTTCACGTTGGGATGATATAGAATTACCTTCATCTCAGCCCTTGGTGTCGAAGAATGACCAGATTGCCAGCATTGGATATGTTGGGGATGAATG GGATGAGGAATATGATAAGGGGAAAAGGAAGAAGTTAAGGGATTCGAAGCAGCAGAGGTTTGGTGGGCCAAATATTTTCCAAGAAATTGCTACTGAGAAATCCAAGTTAAAAAGGGCTAAAAGGAACCATTCTACCTCAGGGAACCCTCCATTTAGGATATGA
- the LOC101513633 gene encoding BTB/POZ domain-containing protein At2g24240, with the protein MGIKNDRVKFNVGGRVFETTATTLANAGRNSMLGAMLDDNWNLLSHDKESEKFIDRNPDCFSVLLDLLRTGELYIPQNIPEKLLYREALYYGVLDHVRSAKWGQFDGNRLRLSRSVQGQAPGDGTAIRAGPDGGCCVAHGCMVHVYDWMLDEHNPLNLDYQRVNDVGWVDPNNIVIGVSERLGRGDGGMGLFSSHNGELRYKFQVSHENHVKSYTAGALSFSSDYKIFSSCKGRSNEYGVGVWDQVTGKQIDFFYEPLGWSLGDADKLQWLEGSNCLLVATMFPRKDNCYISLLDFREKKMVWCWSDVGAPLTVDEKRVRDAIAMEDNSSICVVNEFEELGFMDLRSSAATSVRWSSRSRLMKGKMPEEPCYPKLALHGGQLFSSMNDCISVFCGPEWVLTSRLRRSYGGSICDFSIGGDRLFALHSEENVFDIWETPTPPII; encoded by the coding sequence ATGGGGATTAAAAACGATAGAGTGAAATTCAACGTAGGAGGCAGAGTATTTGAAACAACAGCAACAACACTTGCAAATGCAGGGCGAAATTCTATGTTGGGTGCAATGTTAGATGATAATTGGAATCTTTTATCACACGATAAAGAAAGTGAGAAATTCATAGATCGCAACCCTGATTGCTTCTCTGTTCTCTTGGATCTGCTTCGAACAGGTGAACTCTACATCCCACAAAACATCCCTGAGAAGCTTCTATACAGAGAAGCTCTATATTATGGTGTTCTTGATCATGTTCGTTCAGCAAAATGGGGTCAATTCGATGGTAATAGGTTAAGGTTGTCTAGGTCTGTACAAGGACAAGCACCTGGTGATGGAACAGCTATTCGAGCTGGTcctgatggtggttgttgtgtTGCTCATGGTTGCATGGTTCATGTTTATGATTGGATGTTAGATGAACATAATCCTCTTAATCTTGATTACCAAAGAGTCAACGATGTTGGTTGGGTTGACCCTAACAACATAGTAATTGGTGTAAGTGAAAGACTTGGTCGTGGTGATGGTGGAATGGGTTTGTTTAGTTCTCATAATGGAGAACTTAGGTATAAATTTCAAGTTAGTCATGAAAATCATGTTAAGAGTTACACTGCTGGTGCTTTGAGTTTTAGTTCtgattataagatattttctagtTGTAAAGGAAGGAGTAATGAATATGGTGTTGGTGTATGGGATCAAGTTACTGGTaaacaaattgattttttttatgagcCTTTAGGTTGGTCTCTTGGTGATGCTGATAAGCTTCAATGGTTAGAAGGTAGTAACTGTTTGTTAGTCGCTACTATGTTTCCTAGAAAGGATAACTGTTATATTAGTCTATTGGATTTTAGAGAGAAGAAAATGGTTTGGTGTTGGTCGGATGTAGGTGCTCCTTTGACTGTGGATGAGAAAAGGGTGAGGGATGCAATAGCAATGGAGGATAATAGTTCCATTTGTGTGGTGAATGAGTTTGAGGAATTGGGTTTTATGGATTTGAGAAGTTCTGCTGCTACAAGTGTGAGGTGGAGTTCTAGAAGTAGGTTGATGAAAGGGAAGATGCCTGAGGAACCTTGTTATCCTAAATTGGCACTTCATGGTGGACAACTTTTCTCTTCCATGAATGATTGCATTTCAGTGTTCTGTGGTCCTGAATGGGTTTTGACATCCAGGCTTAGGCGTAGCTATGGTGGGTCAATATGCGATTTTTCAATTGGAGGAGATAGGCTTTTTGCTCTTCATAGTGAGGAGAATGTTTTCGATATATGGGAGACTCCAACCCCACCAATTATATGA